The Candidatus Aegiribacteria sp. DNA window ATGTTACTGCTTTCGACACTTCACCGGTCGGTGTCGAAAAGACGAAACGTCTTGCGGACAAAGCACTGGTTCAACTTGAGGTGTTTGTTGCCGACATCAACGATTTTCGCCTCAGCGAAACCTTTGATGTTATTTTCTCAACAGGAGTTCTTCAGTACATTCCGAAGGAAATGCGACTGGAAGCTCTTGGAAATTACCGTCAGTTCACCAGTCCGAATGGCATCAATGCTCTGTCCGTCTTTGTTAAGAAACCATTTATTGCCGGTGCCCCTGATGCGGAAAGCGTTTCACACAGCTGGATCTCCGGAGAACTGCTGAATCACTATCAGGATTGGCGAATAGAGTTCACGACAGAAGAGATATTTGACTGCATGTCGAGCGGCTTGCCGCATCAACACGCAATCAGCCGTGTAGTTGCCAGGAAAGAGATATGAGTAAAAAATAGTTCGAATACTGACAATTTCTGAAAATGGTGGTTATTATGAAACTTAAGCAGGTTGCGATTCTGACCCTGGTATTAGTACTTGTTATCATTGTCGTTCAGAACTCCAACGTAGTGGATGTGCATCTTCTTTTCTGGAAGGTTAGCATGTCCATGATAATCCTAATTTTCTCCGTTGCTCTTATAGGTTTTGTGATCGGTTATCTTTCACATCATTTCGTCCTTGAGCGCAGGAAGAACAAATAATATCCAGCAGAAGATATTATCGCTTACCAAAGGGGTTTCAGTTCCTGAAGGTTTATTACAGGAGCAAATATTAAGGAGCTATCGATGAGACCTGTATTAAGGCTGTTGAGTAATGAACTTATTGAGAGAATAATCTCAGAGGCACGGGATATTCTGTGCAATCTGGGGGTAGAGATTCATAATGAAGGCGTTCTTTCAATGCTTTCTGATCATGGCGCTGAAGTGGATTCAGGGAAAAAGCATGTGCTTTTCACTTATGACATTATCGATAAAGCTCTTGAAGCAGCGCCGGATTCAGTAGAGCTCTACGATGTGATGGGCAGCCGTACACACAATCTTACTGATCATAACGTTTACTTCACGCCCGGTTCTGCGGCGATCAATATTCTTGATTCCAGGAGCGGTGAGATTAGAAAACCGTCAACCGCAGATTATGTGGAGTACGCGAAGCTGATGAGCGGACTGGATAACATCGCCTCCCAGAGTACAGCGTTCATCCCAGCCGATGTTCCCGAGAAGATATCGGACAGCTACAGGCTTTTCCTCAGTCTTCTGTACTGCTCCAAACCTGTGGTAACAGGCGCTTTTACAATCAATGCATTCAATGTGATGAAAGATCTGCAGCTTGCCATCCGTGGATCGGAAGACGCTCTGCGGGAGAAACCTTTAACGATATTCTCCTGTTGTCCGACTGCTCCTTTGAAATGGAGCGATGTCACCTCTCAGAATCTGGTCGACTGCGCTAAGCACTTCATACCTGTTGAATATATTTCAATGCCGCTTTCCGGTTTCATGGCTCCCGTGACTCTGGTTGGATCTATTGTTCAGCATACTGCGGAGACATTGAGCGGTGTCGTACTGAGCCAGCTTACACAGCCCGGAACTCCGATCATCTACGGCGGTTCACCTGCCGCTTTTGATGTTCGGTACGAGACAACACCGATGGGAGCGGTGGAAACGCAGATGATAGATTGCGGAAATAATGAGATAGGTAAATATCTGAATCTTCCTACTCAAGCTTACATTGCTCTGAGCGACGCGAAACAGCTGGACGCGCAGGCGGGACTGGAAACCTCAATGGGCGCGACTCTTGCCGCTCTGTCCGGGATAAACAGCATATCAGGGCCAGGAATGCTTGATTTTGAAAGCTGTCAGAGCCTTGAAAAACTTGTTGTTGATAATGAAATATGTGGAATGACACTCAGGCTGATCAGGGGAATAGAACCGAAGGAGGATTTTCCCGCTATACCCATTTTCGAGGAGCTTCTTAAGGAAAAGCACCTTCTGATTGCCAACCATACAAGAAAGTACCTCCATGATGAGCATTATTTCCCCGGGGCTGTAATTGACCGCGCGAACAGTTCAAGGTGGAAAGAGGAGGGAAGCCAGACCATCGGTGACAGGGCAAAAAAGGAGATTGAAAGACTTTTGGAAATATGGGAACCCACAGAGCTGCCTGATGATGTTCTTGCGGAAATGACAGTTCTGATGAAAGCGGAAGCCGCGAAGTTCGGGATGAATTCACTCCCGCATGAGAACTTATGAGATCGATTATTAGTTTTGCGCGGGAGGATATCAAACTCCCTCGGAAGGAGATACTCCGCAGCCAGGGAATTCCTGATGAATCTGAACTAAGTGAGAATTTCGAGCGGGTTTACACAGAAGCAATTGAGTATTTTCAAGAACTTGCAGAGCCAAAAGGGATAATGAACGAGATAACAACCTCCGTTTTCGAGGGGGTGTTCCGCGGAGAAGGGCTGAACGAGAACGAGAACCCGGTAGAGGATATATACAGGAAAAGCAGTTATCTTGTTCTGTTCGCTGTTACGGTCGGACATATTCTCAGTGAAAAAGTAACTGAACTTTTTAATACCGGATATTACGCGGATGGATATATGCTTGATTCAGTCTCGTCATATGCTGCAGATCAACTGGTAGAACTCGCAGCGCAGAATATGCAATTGGAACTTGCCGGGAGGGAACCGGCGGCAGCTTCGCTGCGGGTCCTGGGCTATAGCCCGGGGTACTGCGGATGGCATATAAGCGGTCAGAAAAAACTGTTTGAAGTTCTTCATCCTGAAGAGATAGGTATTACATTGAATGAGAGCTGTCTCATGAGCCCGATAAAGTCCGTGTCCGGGGTGCTTATTGGAGGGCCAGCGGAAATACATGAATTTGTGAATTCGTATCCATTCTGTCATGCATGCAGGACAAAGTCATGCCTAAAGAGGATGCGGAGTTTGTAATAAGGTCTATAACTGATATGTGGGGATCAATATGGAACTTCTGAAACAGATATCTTTCAATCTGCAGAACGGTTTTGATGAGACAGTGGCTGAGCTGACAAAAGAAGCTGTTGAGAAACAGATACCTCCGGATGAGATAATGAATAACGGTTTGATTGCAGGGATGAACATCGTTGGAGAGAAATTCAAGAATCATGAAATATTTCTTCCCGATGTTCTGCTTGCCGCAAGGGCGATGAATAGTGCTATGGAGGTTCTGAAGCCGCTTCTTATCGAGGATGGGATTCCAGTAAAGGGAAAAGTTGTAATAGGTTCCGTAAAAGATGATCTGCATGATATCGGAAAGAACCTGGTCGCGATTCTACTCAAAGGTGCAGGATTCGAGGTTATTGATCTTGGAAACGATGTCTCTGCGGAGAAGTTCATCAGCGTTGCCGCCGAAGAGAACGCGGATGTAATCGGAATGTCCGCTCTTCTTACCACAACGATGCCGGTCATGAAAAAGGTCGTTGATATGGCAAAAGATGAGGGTCTGTACGGAAAAGTCAAAATCATAGTGGGAGGAGCGCCTGTTTCGAAGGCATTTGCGAAAGAGATCGGTGCTGACGCATACAGTTATGACGGCGCCAATGCCGTTGAAACCGTTGAATCTTTCTTCTCGAGAGATAGTTAATGAAAAAGATTCTTGAACGTTTGAACAATGGTGAAATACTTGTTGCTGACGGAGCCATGGGAACCATGCTGTTCGAAATGGGGCTTAAGAGCGGTGAGTGTCCTGAAGGATTGAACCTCTCAAGGATCGATATACTAAAGGATATTGCAAGGCTCTACCTTGATGCCGGAGCTGACATAATCCAGACGAATACATTCGGGGGATCTCCCCTGAAACTTGCTTCTTACTCTCTTGAGGATGAAGCGCCCATGATAAACAGAAATGCAGTGAAGGCTGTGAAGAGTGTTGTTGAGGGCAGGGCGTATGTGTCAGCCTCCTGCGGCCCCTGCGGAAAGATCCTGAAACCCTATGGTAATACCGATCCTGAGGACATATACGAAAGCTTTGAAATACAGATGCAGGCCTTTGCTGAATCAGGATGTGATGTAATCTGTATCGAGACGATGATGGATCTCGGAGAGATGCTTCTGGCTCTGAAAGCCGCAAAAAAGAAAGCACCTGGAATCCCTGTCATGGCGACCATGACTTACGATCCGACCCCCAAAGGTTTTTTCACGATCATGGGTGATACAATAGAAAAGACATCATGCGAATTGGAAGAAGCTGGCGCGGACGTAGTTGGTTCCAACTGCGGAAACGGAATCGAAAACATGATAAGGATTGCCAGGGAATACAGAAAGCACACTACTCTTCCGCTTATAATCCAGTCAAATGCCGGCCTTCCCTTAATTGAAAACGGGGAACTTATTTACCCGGAAACACCTGAATTCATGGCGCAGAAGTCAAAGGAACTGGTTGATGCCGGCGTGTCGATAATCGGTGGCTGCTGCGGAACAACCCCTGAACATATCCAGGCCATCAGGAGGGCATTGGGGTCAAATCTTTCTTCTTGATATCAAGAGGAAAGATTTGACCCCATGTTCCTTTCGATAACAAGATGATCCTGTATCTGAACAAGCGGTTTCTTCTTCATCCAGAAATTGTCAAAGATATGATCGGTGATCTCCTCTTTCTGTTCAAGACTGTACTTATGCACGTTGGGGTAAAGAAGGATCATCCAGATCACCGCCATGAATTTCTCGAAATCATCAACAAAGAAATTAACACAGTGAGTTTGCCTTAAAATCTTCGCTTTGCTGAATACTCTGTTCTTCTCCAGTGCCGCGCCAAAGGAGTTCAGATCCTGATCATTACGGCAATTGAAAAATTTGCCGGCAAAATGATTGTAGAGCCAGGTTGTGGAGTACCGGTCTTCGCTGTTTGAAGCCATCATCACAGCATGGATTGCTCCCCGACGGGCAAGAATCTTTCGGTATAGACTTACGAAGAATTCTTTCCAGACCGATTCATCGCAGTAGTAAAGAGAATGATGGAGAGTGATAAGGTCCGGTTTTCTACCGTCCAGTTTGTCCTTCAGGAACTGTTCCGCCTTTTCCGGCCGGACAAGAACCCTGTTGTAATCCGCCATTATAGTGGTAACGTGTTCTATCCATTGCCTTTGAATACGATCCTTGACGATGGAAAGAGGTACACTGTCGATATCGAGAAGGTACATACCTCCACGGAAGGCTGATTCCAGAATCTGGAACTGCGGTTCAGATCCGGAACCGATGGAAAGGACTCGTAGTTTTCGGGAAAGAGGTAAAGCTTTGTTAATCGTTCTGATTACCCGCATGAGGACTTCACCGATGTCTATCTTGTCTCCGCTGTTCCGCGACCAGACCAGATCCTCATCGTACATATCTGTATCGCCGGCTCTCATGCCCTTCTCGATCAGATTTTTTCTGGAGTCAGTACTCACTTTCTTTCCTCCTGCATTCATATCCATTCAATATACAGGCAAAAACAGGTTCTGTAACGTTCTACTTGCTCTGTCTGTAAAGATTGTACATATAATCTTATAAGTTTAGTAATATCAAGAAACTATGCTTAATACTGATATTATTGTTTAATCCTCGGAGAGGAGGATGTGTAAACATGTTTAGGGTAACTCTGCTTCTTCTCGTTGTTGCTGCGTTCAGCGTGGCAGGTGAATTGACGGTTACAATTCCCTTTGACCGGGCCGATGTAAACCTTATCTCTGAGGGAATCTATACAGCAGTGACTGTTCCCGGACTCCCTTACATAATCCACGACGGAGCGCCCTGTCTTCCGATAATGCCGGTGAGGATTGCTCTTCCCACTGGATGCAGTGCAACCTGGATAGAAGTTGTTGCTGCTGATTATACGAATCTGATCGGTGGTTACGATGTAATGCCGGCAAATGAGCCTGTTCCACTCTCAGTTGAGATGGATCACATGCAGTCTCCTCCTGACCCTGAAATATATGGAAGGGATACCCCCTTCCCGCGGGAAATGGCATCTCTGCACAGTTCCAGTGTCTACTGGGGGATACCCATCGCGTACGCGGTGGTTTATCCTGTGAGATGGAATCCTGCCAGCAGGACCATCCAGGTTCTGTCACAGATGACCCTTCGGGTGACTTACGAGTATGACCAGTCTGTCAATCTCGTTTCCAGAAGGACCCGGGCCAGCGAGGATAAGGCCATGGATATCGCAGGAAGATTCGTCGTAAATCCTGACGGCGTCAGTCCCTCGGGCGCCGTTATCATTCCGGAAAGAGATCTTGAGTACGGGCAGTACGTGATTATCACTAATCCGGAATACCAGCTTCAGGCTCAGCTGCTGGCTGACTGGAAAACTTTAAAAGGCGTTCCAGCGAATGTTTACACAACAGATTGGGTTGAGTCACAATACTCCTCATGTGTTGACCTTCCACAGAGCATGAGAGCTTTTCTGACTGACTGCCGTTATGAAGGTACTGATTATGTCCTGATCTTCGGCGACGATGACAAGGTTGTCTGCCGCGACGCGAAGCTGGTTGGAAGTTCGTCATATTCGGAGATCGCACCGGCCGATCTCTACTTCGTTGATATCAACGATGCTATTCCAGGAGATGATCTCTGGAACGCCAACGGCAACGGAATCTGGGGTGAGGTTCCCTATCCCTACCAGTATCCTCAACCTGCGGGTTATGACCAGGTCGACTACCATCCCGATCTCTTTGTCGGCAGAGCCAGCGTGAATTCCTTACCGGAAGCCGATCTCTTTATCGATAAAGTGTTTCTGTATGAAGGCATTCGGACAGTCGATTATTTCGAAACAGGCTCTAGAGAGCTCCGGATAGGCTATACTACAGGAATACTCTGGAGTTCCCCCTATATCCCCGGCAGCGCTTCCGCGGAAGCTATCTCCGCCTACATTCCCGGCAGCGCCTGGGAAGAGGAAAAACTCTATGAGTCCGAAGGGACCAACAACGCAACCAATACGATAAATATGATCGATGCCGGGCCGCATCATGTCTATCATGCAAGCCACGGCAGCAAGACCTATATGTGGACATCTGCTTACAGCAACTATACTGTGGATCACATCATGGCCCAGACGAACATATCATCCGGAGGGCTTCCCGCTCTCTGGCAATCCATTTCATGCCATATAGGTTACCTCGATGGCTACGAGTGCTGCGCTGATGCCTGGCTCGCGTCGCCTGATGGTGGTGGATTCGGGTGCTTCAATACGAGATACGGTTGGGGCAATTTCGCTGGTCCGTGCAAAGGCCCGAGCGAGATGCTATGCATAAGATTCTACATCGATCACTGGGAAACCGATATCTACAACCTTGGCATCGCGCACGCGACAAGTATGGATTACTATGTTCCCCCCTGCAGCACCTACATGGACTGGTGTTTGAAGGAATACACACTTTTTGGTGATCCTGAACTACCGATGTGGACAGAAGTTGCCGGAAAGCTTGAAGTCACCCACCCGAGTACTATTGACGGTTCTACATACATAAGTGTAACTGTGAGTGATGACAGCGCTCCTGTCGAGAATGCAAGAGTATGCCTGCAGAAGGGAAACTGGCAGACCGGTGAGATTTACGAAGTGGTCACAACGGACGCTTCCGGTCAGGCTGAGATCTATGTGGAACCCACCACTACAGGTATACTCAACATCACCGTGTGGGCCAGAAATTTCAATACCTATCCTGGCTCAATCGATGTTACCGGTGTCGGTGTCGGAGAGACTGAATCACCAGTTCTGAACAACAGACTGAATTATCTGGGTCCGAGCCCTGCATACGAGTCAGCGGTTCTTAACTTCAGCATAGCATCGATATCAAACGTCACGATCGATGTGTTTGATATAAGCGGGAGAAAGATAGCGACCATTCATGACGGTGAACTTCAGAGCGGCGATCACAGCATTTTGTGGAACCTTACTGACGGGCGTGGGGGCGTAGTTCCCGCAGGAGTTTACCACCTCCGGCTCTCGACGCCAGGGTTTACCGATTCGAAGTCGATGATGGTTCTCAGGTAAGGTTATTTCAACATCGATTAGCGGAGGGGAGGGCTTTCGTCCTCCCCTCTTTTGAGGTTAAACATATTTACCTGAGCTGTTTGAGCATGACCTGTATCAGGTGTAGAGCCTTCAGGAGAGATTCTTCGGCTTGGCACCGGATCGGAATTCGGATAGAATAATTGTAATGGTAAGCAGAAAAGCGAGGATGAATATGTTTCTACCTGAAGTGAATCGAGAGAATATCGTTGAAGCTGTTTCCCTGCTTGATGTGAAGGACGATGAAGTGGTCATGATTCTTATAGGGGAAGATAGCATCCCTGATATAGAGGGTCTGACAAGTGATCTGAATGAAAAGGGTATATGCTTTTTCGGCGGGATTTATCCCGGAGTCATTCATGGCGAATCGAAATCCACAGAAGGCGCGATCATACGAAAAATGCCAGGGATAGAAAAACCGGCTGTAGTGGGTATTAAAGAACCGGATTCCATAAAAATTCCTGATTTTACCGGATTTCAAAGTATTGAATCCGATAAGAAATACACCGCCATTATTCTGATCGACGGGATGGCTCCGAATATCGGATTATTCCTTTCGGAGATGTTGAACAAGCTGGGTAATTCCGTTAATTATTTCGGAGGAGGAGCCGGGTATCAGAGCATGAAGAAAGACCTTTGCCTTTTCTCATCCGAGGGATTTTTCAATAATGCCGCGATAGTGGCTCTTGTCAAGCTTGAAGGTTGTCTTGGCGCTCGGCATGGCTGGAAGAGAATGATGGGTCCACTTGTCGCTACA harbors:
- a CDS encoding class I SAM-dependent methyltransferase, with protein sequence VTAFDTSPVGVEKTKRLADKALVQLEVFVADINDFRLSETFDVIFSTGVLQYIPKEMRLEALGNYRQFTSPNGINALSVFVKKPFIAGAPDAESVSHSWISGELLNHYQDWRIEFTTEEIFDCMSSGLPHQHAISRVVARKEI
- a CDS encoding corrinoid protein, which produces MELLKQISFNLQNGFDETVAELTKEAVEKQIPPDEIMNNGLIAGMNIVGEKFKNHEIFLPDVLLAARAMNSAMEVLKPLLIEDGIPVKGKVVIGSVKDDLHDIGKNLVAILLKGAGFEVIDLGNDVSAEKFISVAAEENADVIGMSALLTTTMPVMKKVVDMAKDEGLYGKVKIIVGGAPVSKAFAKEIGADAYSYDGANAVETVESFFSRDS
- a CDS encoding FIST C-terminal domain-containing protein yields the protein MFLPEVNRENIVEAVSLLDVKDDEVVMILIGEDSIPDIEGLTSDLNEKGICFFGGIYPGVIHGESKSTEGAIIRKMPGIEKPAVVGIKEPDSIKIPDFTGFQSIESDKKYTAIILIDGMAPNIGLFLSEMLNKLGNSVNYFGGGAGYQSMKKDLCLFSSEGFFNNAAIVALVKLEGCLGARHGWKRMMGPLVATRTDRNLISEFNWENAFEVYREAVEMDSGRKFSENDFYDIAKEYPLGLFREGCENIGRATVALTADGDIVCGGEVQGNAVVDILGGNKESLIKAAQMAAEDCRVPSGKSIRHCLVSDCISRALLLENEYSEELKAIIRGARSADNREIPEGAMTLGEISSLGERYLEYLNLTTVVMVLYE
- a CDS encoding homocysteine S-methyltransferase family protein → MKKILERLNNGEILVADGAMGTMLFEMGLKSGECPEGLNLSRIDILKDIARLYLDAGADIIQTNTFGGSPLKLASYSLEDEAPMINRNAVKAVKSVVEGRAYVSASCGPCGKILKPYGNTDPEDIYESFEIQMQAFAESGCDVICIETMMDLGEMLLALKAAKKKAPGIPVMATMTYDPTPKGFFTIMGDTIEKTSCELEEAGADVVGSNCGNGIENMIRIAREYRKHTTLPLIIQSNAGLPLIENGELIYPETPEFMAQKSKELVDAGVSIIGGCCGTTPEHIQAIRRALGSNLSS
- a CDS encoding LapA family protein encodes the protein MKLKQVAILTLVLVLVIIVVQNSNVVDVHLLFWKVSMSMIILIFSVALIGFVIGYLSHHFVLERRKNK
- a CDS encoding trimethylamine methyltransferase family protein, with protein sequence MRPVLRLLSNELIERIISEARDILCNLGVEIHNEGVLSMLSDHGAEVDSGKKHVLFTYDIIDKALEAAPDSVELYDVMGSRTHNLTDHNVYFTPGSAAINILDSRSGEIRKPSTADYVEYAKLMSGLDNIASQSTAFIPADVPEKISDSYRLFLSLLYCSKPVVTGAFTINAFNVMKDLQLAIRGSEDALREKPLTIFSCCPTAPLKWSDVTSQNLVDCAKHFIPVEYISMPLSGFMAPVTLVGSIVQHTAETLSGVVLSQLTQPGTPIIYGGSPAAFDVRYETTPMGAVETQMIDCGNNEIGKYLNLPTQAYIALSDAKQLDAQAGLETSMGATLAALSGINSISGPGMLDFESCQSLEKLVVDNEICGMTLRLIRGIEPKEDFPAIPIFEELLKEKHLLIANHTRKYLHDEHYFPGAVIDRANSSRWKEEGSQTIGDRAKKEIERLLEIWEPTELPDDVLAEMTVLMKAEAAKFGMNSLPHENL
- a CDS encoding class I SAM-dependent methyltransferase, which translates into the protein MDMNAGGKKVSTDSRKNLIEKGMRAGDTDMYDEDLVWSRNSGDKIDIGEVLMRVIRTINKALPLSRKLRVLSIGSGSEPQFQILESAFRGGMYLLDIDSVPLSIVKDRIQRQWIEHVTTIMADYNRVLVRPEKAEQFLKDKLDGRKPDLITLHHSLYYCDESVWKEFFVSLYRKILARRGAIHAVMMASNSEDRYSTTWLYNHFAGKFFNCRNDQDLNSFGAALEKNRVFSKAKILRQTHCVNFFVDDFEKFMAVIWMILLYPNVHKYSLEQKEEITDHIFDNFWMKKKPLVQIQDHLVIERNMGSNLSS